The Micromonospora siamensis genome contains the following window.
GCTCCTTGGCGTGCCGGCTGATCTCGGTGAGACCCCGGTCGAGCGAGACGAACGCCTCGGCATCCTCCCGGGCGTTGCTGAAGAAGCCCTTGTTCCAGCTGGTCAGCAGGTCGTTGACGAGCTTGCGGCGCAGCTCGTCGGAGTACGCGCCGGCGAACGCCTCGTCGAGGCGCTCGGCCGTCCAGAAGGTCTCGCTGTCGCCCCACTCGTCCTCGGCGTCCCCACCGGGCAGGCCCTCGATGAACTGCCTGTCGCCGATCTTCTCCCGCAGCGAGGCGGCCTGCTCCAGCAGCGAGTCGGTCCGGTGCACCGCCGGGATGGGCGCCTCGGGGTGCAGGGCGCGGACCCGGTCGACGTAGCCACCGAGGACGCGCTGCTCCAGCGAGCGGGCGTCGAGCAGGTGGTACGGAATCAGCAGGAACTTGCGGCCGTCCAGCCAAACGCTGTGCTTGGCGACCAGCGGCGCCAGCTCGTCGCGCCCCCGGGCGGCGGCCTCGCCGCGCAGCAGCGCGTGCAGCACCGCCATGAAGTGCGACTTACCGGAGCCGAAGGAGCCGTGCAGGTAGGCGGCCTTGGAGGCGTGCCCCTCGACCGCGGAGCGGATCAGCCCGAGCGCCTCGTCGAAGTTGCCGAGCAGCCGGTCCGTGACGACGTAGTCGCGGAGGGTGGCGTCGGCGTCGGCGACGCTGTCGGCGAGCTTGAGCACGAAGTCGCTCGTGCTCGTGCGCTCCGGGATGTCGATGTAGTCCCGGAGCAGCGGCGCAGGGGTGGGCGAAGACATGCTGCTTACCGTACCGATCGCGGGAGCCTGCGCACCCGCCCGGTGGACGGTCGAGGCGGTCACGACAGCAGACTCGCCGGCGGGAGTGTGGATCTAACGGTGTTTCCGGCCTGACCCGCCAGGCGTTGTGCCTGGTGAGGAGGGTGCCGTAATGACCGCGACACTGAACGACCAGACCGGACGTAGGAAGCGGCCCGAGCCGTCGGCGGAGGCGAAGGCCGCCGCCGATCTGGTCCGGGCCGCTAAGGAACAAGGGCTGTCGTTGACCGGCCCGGACGGGCTGCTCAAGCAGCTGACCAAGACGGTCCTGGAGACCGCGCTCAACGAAGAGATGACGGAGCACCTCGGCTACGAAAAACACGACCAGGCTGGTGCCGGGTCGGGCAACATCCGCAACGGCACCCGGTCGAAGACCGTCTTGACCGACGCCAACGGTCCGGTGCAGATCGACGTGCCGCGGGACCGGGCCGGCACGTTCGAACCGCAGATCGTCCGCAAGCGGCAGCGGCGCCTGTCGGGGGTCGACGAGGTCGTGTTGTCGCTGTATGCCAAAGGCCTCACGACCGGGGAGATCAGCGCGCACTTCGCAGAGATCTACGGGGCTTCGGTGTCGAAGGAGACGATCTCCCGGATCACCGACAAGGTGATCGAGGAGATGACCGACTGGTCCCACCGGCCCCTGGATGAGATCTACGCCGCCGTGTTCATCGATGCCATCGTGGTCAAGGTCCGCGACGGGCAGGTCGCGAACCGGCCGTTCTACGCCGCGATCGGGGTCACCCTCGACGGGGAGAAAGACATCCTCGGGCTGTGGGCCGGCTCCGGCGGTGAAGGCGCGAAGTTCTGGATGAGCGTGCTGACCGACCTGCGTAACCGGGGCGTCAAGGACGTGTTCTTCCTCGTCTGCGACGGCCTCAAGGGCCTGCCCGAGGTCGTGACGAACGTGTGGCCCCGCACGGTGGTGCAGACCTGCGTGATCCACCTGATCCGCAACACGTTCCGCCTCACCTCCCGCCGGTACTGGGACGAACTCAAGCGCGACATCAAGCCGATCTACACCGCCGTCAACGCCGACGCCGCCCGGGCCGCCTTCGACGACCTGGCCGACAAGTGGCGCGGCCGGTATCCGGCGGTGATCCGACTGTGGGACAACGCCTGGGCGGAGTTCATCCCGTTCCTCGACTACGACCTGGAAATCCGCAAGGTCATCTGCTCCACGAACGCGATCGAGTCCCTCAACGCCCGCTACCGGCGAGCGGTCAAGGCCCGCGGCCACTTCCCCAACGAGCAGGCCGCGTTGAAGTGTCTGTACCTGGTGACCCGGTCCCTGGACCCCACCGGAGCAGGCAGAACCCGATGGACGATGCGCTGGAAACCCGCGTTGAACGCCTTCGCCATCACCTTCAGCGACCGCTTCCCAGCCGCTGAAACCTACTAACCAAGCTCGCCGGAAACACCGTTAGCGAGACAGCCCCCAGCCGCGCCACATTCGTGCCCGTCGCCTGCAAGGCCGCTGTGGCAGGTGCCGCAACCGGCTCGGCCACCACAGCGGGTGTGCGTGGCCAGCGCCGGATCGTTGACAGTGGCCGCCCCGCTTGTGCTGATGGCCGTCGCGGTCGGCGTCAGCGCCTACGCCGATCACCAACGCCAGGAAGCGATCGAGCGGATCACTGACCTGCCGAGTGTGCGAGGGGGAATGCCTCGTTTGTTCAGATGCATGTTTGGGATCGAGGGGACGTCCGGGAGGTGTTCCTGGGCTGTAGGCACGGTCTCGGAGGCAGGCACGCGAGACGATCCGTTGACGGCTTCGTGCAGGCCTTCCAAGCCGCGGATCCACCGTGCCAGGCAGAGGCTGTAGCGTAGTTGGTGGATCGGCCGGACAAGTGAGAGTTGATCGACGGACGTAGCGTCGACCGCGGGTGACGTCCACGGCACTCGCTACGCCTTGGCTTTGCGGCCACGGGTGGCGGCGTTCAGCGGGCGCCACGACGTCAGCGCCTCGGGGAGCAGCTCAGCGACCGAACCCGAGCCCTCATCTCGCGTCGCCTGCGGTAGGCCAGGAGTTACCAGCATGTAGACCTCGCCCGCAGGGATCGGCCGGCGGGTACTGCGAGGGCGTTCTACCTCGATCGCCGGAGCCGCCCGCAGACCCGGACGTGGTCGCCGCAACGGTGGCGCTACGTCGAGCGGCCATTCTGGTAGACGATCCTGAAGCCGTAGTGCTGCGCCAGCGGTGCCCAGCGCGACGACTTGACGAGCCGCTCCACGCTGTCGACCTTGCCACCGTTGACCATGCTGTTGAGGACCACCGTCTCGAACGCCGCAGACTCGATCCAGTCGATCTCTTTCGTGAAGCCGCAGAGCATCGCTGCCTTCGTCTCGCGCAGGAACTCGGAGAGCGTGGTATCCGAGGCGCGGAGCACGGAGCAGCTTCCGAAGTAGAACCGCTTTCCCTCGCACTGCCCGGACATCCAGCTCGCGATCTCGGCGAGCCCCACTGAGTGCGAATCGGACAGATGCAGCCGGGTAGGCGAGCCGTGCAGCGCGAAGAACCCGACCTGGTACGCGGCGTACTTGCGGGTCAGCCACCGTTCGAGGAAGTAGCGAAGCTCCTGTGGAGTGGCAGTGTCACGGTGGATGAAGCGAATGCTGCCCAACCGTTCAAGCAGTTCGAGGGTCGGCAGGACGGATCCTCGCTCCGCAAGATCGTCTTCCCACTCGCCCTCGAAGCAGAAGACACCGCCTGGCTTCGGCACGTCGGCTCCCCTCGTCTGGTCCCAGACGTCGACCTTAACGAATCCGATGGACGTCGACGTGCCGCTGTTGGTCCGGGCGCCTTGAGACTGCCCGTGGCCCCGGTCTAGCCGATCGGACGAAGCCTGCGCGCCG
Protein-coding sequences here:
- a CDS encoding IS256 family transposase, giving the protein MTATLNDQTGRRKRPEPSAEAKAAADLVRAAKEQGLSLTGPDGLLKQLTKTVLETALNEEMTEHLGYEKHDQAGAGSGNIRNGTRSKTVLTDANGPVQIDVPRDRAGTFEPQIVRKRQRRLSGVDEVVLSLYAKGLTTGEISAHFAEIYGASVSKETISRITDKVIEEMTDWSHRPLDEIYAAVFIDAIVVKVRDGQVANRPFYAAIGVTLDGEKDILGLWAGSGGEGAKFWMSVLTDLRNRGVKDVFFLVCDGLKGLPEVVTNVWPRTVVQTCVIHLIRNTFRLTSRRYWDELKRDIKPIYTAVNADAARAAFDDLADKWRGRYPAVIRLWDNAWAEFIPFLDYDLEIRKVICSTNAIESLNARYRRAVKARGHFPNEQAALKCLYLVTRSLDPTGAGRTRWTMRWKPALNAFAITFSDRFPAAETY
- a CDS encoding DUF6642 family protein is translated as MPKPGGVFCFEGEWEDDLAERGSVLPTLELLERLGSIRFIHRDTATPQELRYFLERWLTRKYAAYQVGFFALHGSPTRLHLSDSHSVGLAEIASWMSGQCEGKRFYFGSCSVLRASDTTLSEFLRETKAAMLCGFTKEIDWIESAAFETVVLNSMVNGGKVDSVERLVKSSRWAPLAQHYGFRIVYQNGRST